One uncultured Alphaproteobacteria bacterium genomic region harbors:
- the pflB gene encoding pyruvate formate lyase I (Evidence 2a : Function of homologous gene experimentally demonstrated in an other organism; PubMedId : 10504733, 1310545, 2651404, 3053170, 9629924; Product type e : enzyme) yields MDARITETATLAPWQGFAPGDWTTRIDVRDFIQKNYTPYLGDESFLAGPTARTRGIWDTLTPLLKTERENGILDASTDRPAAITSHAPGYIDRAAELIVGLQTDAPLKRAIMPNGGLRMVENGLHAFGYDLDPTVKEIWTKYRKDHNSGVFDVYSPDILAARKAGVVTGLPDAYGRGRIIGDYRRVALYGIDFLRRQKQRELHGIDDAVFDEATIRLREELAEQWRALGELGEMAASYGCDISRPAATAREAIQWTYFAYLAAVKEQNGAAMSLGRVSTFLDIYIARDLDAGRIDEEQAQELIDDFVIKLRLVRFLRTPEYDALFSGDPTWVTECIGGVGEDGRPLVTKSSFRFLNTLSNLGPAPEPNLTVLWSTKLPEAFKRYAARVSIESCALQYENDDLMRPHWGDDYGIACCVSAMRIGKQMQFFGARANLAKALLYAINGGVDEISGETVAAGFSPIAGDVLDYAEVVEKYVAMMGWLAATYVKALNCIHYMHDKYAYERIEMALHDRDILRTMACGIAGLSIAADSLSAIKHAKVSVIRNAQGLATDFKIEGDYPAYGNNDDRADELAIWVASTFMEKIKAQPHFYRGAMPTQSILTITSNVVYGKKTGNTPDGRRGGTPFAPGANPMNGRDVKGFVAAGASVAKLPYDSALDGISWTASATPDALGRTMADRQTNLAACLDAFAEAGGFHVNVNVLNRETLLDAMDHPEKYPQLTIRVSGYAVNFIKLSREQQLDVISRTFHERM; encoded by the coding sequence ATGGACGCGAGAATTACCGAGACCGCAACGCTCGCCCCCTGGCAGGGGTTCGCCCCGGGCGACTGGACGACGCGCATCGACGTGCGCGACTTCATCCAGAAGAACTACACTCCCTACCTTGGGGACGAATCGTTCCTCGCCGGTCCGACCGCACGCACCCGCGGCATCTGGGACACGCTGACGCCGCTGCTTAAGACCGAGCGCGAGAACGGCATCCTCGACGCCTCCACCGACCGCCCCGCCGCGATCACTTCCCACGCGCCGGGCTACATCGACCGCGCCGCCGAACTCATCGTCGGCCTGCAGACCGACGCGCCCCTGAAGCGCGCGATCATGCCCAACGGCGGCCTGCGGATGGTCGAAAACGGCCTGCACGCCTTCGGCTACGACCTCGACCCGACGGTCAAGGAGATCTGGACCAAGTACCGCAAGGACCACAACAGCGGCGTGTTCGACGTCTACTCGCCCGACATTCTCGCGGCGCGCAAGGCGGGCGTGGTCACCGGCCTGCCGGACGCCTACGGCCGCGGCCGCATCATCGGCGACTACCGCCGCGTCGCGCTGTACGGCATCGACTTCCTGCGCCGCCAGAAGCAGCGCGAACTCCACGGGATCGACGACGCGGTCTTCGACGAGGCGACCATCCGCCTGCGCGAGGAGCTCGCCGAGCAGTGGCGGGCGCTCGGCGAACTGGGCGAAATGGCGGCCTCCTACGGCTGCGACATCTCCCGTCCGGCGGCCACCGCCCGCGAGGCGATCCAGTGGACCTACTTCGCCTATCTCGCGGCGGTGAAGGAGCAGAACGGCGCGGCGATGTCGCTCGGGCGCGTCTCCACCTTCCTCGACATCTACATCGCCCGCGACCTCGACGCCGGGCGCATCGACGAGGAGCAGGCGCAGGAGTTGATCGACGACTTCGTGATCAAGCTCCGCCTCGTGCGCTTCCTGCGCACCCCGGAATACGACGCGCTGTTCTCCGGCGACCCCACCTGGGTCACCGAATGCATCGGCGGCGTCGGCGAGGACGGTCGCCCGCTCGTCACCAAGTCGAGCTTTCGCTTCCTCAACACCCTCTCCAACCTCGGCCCGGCGCCCGAGCCGAACCTCACGGTGCTGTGGAGCACCAAGCTGCCCGAGGCCTTCAAGCGCTACGCCGCCCGGGTGTCGATCGAGAGCTGCGCGCTGCAGTACGAGAACGACGACCTGATGCGGCCGCACTGGGGCGACGACTACGGCATCGCCTGCTGCGTGTCGGCGATGCGCATCGGCAAGCAGATGCAGTTCTTCGGCGCGCGCGCCAACCTCGCCAAGGCGCTGCTCTACGCGATCAACGGCGGCGTCGACGAGATCTCGGGCGAGACCGTGGCCGCGGGCTTCAGCCCGATCGCGGGCGACGTTCTCGACTACGCCGAGGTGGTGGAAAAGTACGTGGCGATGATGGGCTGGCTCGCCGCCACCTACGTCAAGGCGCTCAACTGCATCCACTACATGCACGACAAGTACGCCTACGAGCGCATCGAAATGGCGCTGCACGACCGCGACATTCTCCGCACCATGGCCTGCGGCATCGCCGGCCTGTCGATCGCGGCGGATTCGCTGTCGGCGATCAAGCACGCCAAGGTCTCGGTGATCCGCAACGCCCAGGGGCTCGCCACCGACTTCAAGATCGAGGGCGACTATCCGGCCTACGGCAACAACGACGACCGCGCCGACGAACTCGCGATCTGGGTCGCCTCCACCTTCATGGAGAAGATCAAGGCGCAGCCCCACTTCTACCGCGGCGCGATGCCGACGCAGTCGATCCTGACGATCACCTCGAACGTCGTCTACGGCAAGAAGACCGGCAACACCCCCGACGGCCGCCGCGGCGGCACGCCGTTCGCGCCCGGCGCCAATCCGATGAACGGCCGCGACGTCAAGGGCTTCGTCGCCGCGGGCGCCTCGGTGGCGAAACTTCCCTACGACAGCGCGCTCGACGGCATTTCCTGGACCGCCTCGGCGACCCCGGACGCCCTCGGCCGCACCATGGCCGACCGTCAGACCAACCTCGCCGCCTGCCTCGACGCCTTCGCCGAGGCCGGGGGCTTCCACGTCAACGTCAACGTGCTGAACCGCGAAACCCTGCTCGACGCGATGGACCATCCGGAGAAGTATCCGCAGCTCACCATCCGCGTCTCGGGCTATGCGGTGAACTTCATCAAGTTGAGCCGCGAGCAGCAGCTCGACGTGATCAGCCGCACCTTCCACGAGCGGATGTGA
- a CDS encoding Thioesterase superfamily protein — protein MDAIQDAYADDVGHCYGCGRLNPHGHRLKSYWEGGVAVARFTPEPFHTAIPGFVYGGLIASLIDCHATGIAAAAAAEAEGVPVGSLRFVTARLEIDYLAPTPIGCALDLLGVPVEVKGRKVVAEVTLAASGALCARARAVLVRMPETMTPSARG, from the coding sequence ATGGATGCGATTCAGGACGCCTACGCCGACGACGTCGGGCATTGCTACGGCTGCGGCCGTCTCAATCCGCACGGCCACCGCCTCAAAAGCTATTGGGAAGGGGGCGTCGCGGTCGCGCGGTTCACGCCCGAGCCGTTCCACACCGCGATCCCGGGATTCGTCTATGGCGGCCTGATCGCCTCGCTGATCGATTGCCACGCCACCGGCATCGCGGCGGCGGCGGCGGCCGAAGCGGAGGGAGTGCCGGTCGGGTCGCTGCGGTTCGTCACCGCGCGGCTGGAGATCGACTACCTTGCGCCGACGCCGATCGGCTGCGCGCTCGACCTCCTGGGCGTTCCGGTCGAGGTGAAGGGGCGCAAGGTGGTGGCGGAGGTGACGCTCGCGGCGAGCGGCGCGCTGTGCGCCAGGGCGCGCGCGGTTCTGGTGCGGATGCCCGAAACGATGACGCCGTCAGCGCGGGGCTGA
- the hemA gene encoding 5-aminolevulinate synthase, whose translation MNYERFFEERISGLKAEGRYRVFTEIMRRVSHFPEADRYTPQGTRDIVVWCSNDYLGMGQHPIVLAAMHEAIDTCGAGAGGTRNISGNNRFHVLLEQELASLHGTETALLFTSGYTANMTTLMTLGAGLPGCIIFSDAQNHNSMIEGIRHSRAPRQVFRHNDVAHLESLLAAAPKDAPKLIAFESVYSMDGDIAPIAKICDLADKYGAMTFLDEVHAVGMYGDHGGGVSERDGQSARLTFIQGTLAKAIGVHGGYVAGSRAAVDFLRSFGQGFIFSSAMPPAVAAGARASIQWLKQHPEIRERHQERAETLRRKLQAADLPVIVTNSHIVPVLVGEATRCKQASDLLLEEHGIYIQPINYPTVPRGSERLRITPTPLHTDAQMDALVTALQAVWAKLDLKMSA comes from the coding sequence ATGAACTACGAACGGTTTTTTGAAGAACGGATTTCCGGGCTGAAGGCGGAGGGCCGCTACCGCGTGTTCACCGAGATCATGCGCCGCGTCTCGCACTTCCCCGAAGCCGACCGCTACACCCCGCAGGGCACCCGCGACATCGTCGTCTGGTGCTCCAACGATTACCTCGGCATGGGGCAGCACCCGATCGTGCTTGCGGCGATGCACGAAGCGATCGACACCTGCGGCGCGGGCGCGGGCGGCACCCGGAACATTTCCGGCAACAACCGGTTCCACGTCCTTCTCGAGCAGGAGCTCGCGAGCCTCCACGGCACCGAGACGGCGCTACTGTTCACCAGCGGCTACACCGCGAACATGACGACGCTGATGACGCTCGGCGCGGGTCTTCCCGGCTGCATCATCTTCTCCGACGCGCAGAACCACAATTCGATGATCGAGGGCATCCGCCACTCGCGCGCGCCGCGTCAGGTATTCCGCCACAACGACGTCGCCCACCTCGAATCTCTGCTCGCGGCCGCGCCGAAGGACGCGCCGAAGCTGATCGCGTTCGAGTCGGTCTATTCGATGGACGGCGACATCGCGCCGATCGCGAAGATCTGCGACCTCGCCGACAAATACGGCGCGATGACCTTCCTCGACGAGGTCCACGCGGTGGGGATGTACGGCGACCACGGCGGCGGCGTCTCCGAGCGCGACGGTCAGTCCGCCCGCCTCACCTTCATCCAGGGCACGCTCGCCAAGGCGATCGGCGTCCACGGCGGCTACGTCGCGGGTTCGCGCGCCGCCGTCGATTTCCTGCGGTCGTTCGGCCAGGGTTTCATCTTCTCGTCGGCGATGCCGCCCGCGGTCGCCGCCGGCGCGCGCGCCAGCATCCAGTGGCTGAAGCAGCACCCGGAGATCCGCGAGCGTCACCAGGAACGCGCCGAAACCCTGCGGCGCAAGCTTCAGGCGGCCGATCTGCCGGTGATCGTCACCAACAGCCATATCGTTCCGGTGCTGGTGGGCGAGGCCACCCGCTGCAAGCAGGCCTCCGACCTGCTGCTCGAAGAGCACGGCATCTACATTCAGCCGATCAACTACCCGACCGTGCCGCGCGGCTCCGAGCGCCTGCGCATCACCCCCACGCCGCTCCATACCGACGCGCAGATGGATGCGCTGGTGACGGCGCTGCAGGCGGTGTGGGCGAAGCTCGACCTCAAGATGTCGGCCTGA
- a CDS encoding Cold-shock DNA-binding protein family, translated as MRHAAEVEGNAATLAVGLEVMVTATVKWFNPTKGFGFVTMSDGTPDAFLHISTIEPLGFRNLPQGAVVECEIGDGPRGLQVKTVLAVRNAETDTSGAEAEGTVKFFNTAKGFGFVVPDSGGPDVFVHARTLQQHGVAELQQGQRVRLVMANGPKGLQAVDVIPL; from the coding sequence ATGCGCCACGCAGCGGAGGTCGAGGGCAATGCGGCGACTTTGGCAGTGGGGCTAGAGGTTATGGTTACCGCAACGGTGAAGTGGTTCAACCCGACCAAGGGGTTCGGGTTTGTGACGATGAGCGACGGAACGCCTGACGCGTTTCTGCACATTTCGACGATCGAACCTCTCGGGTTCCGCAATCTTCCGCAGGGTGCGGTGGTCGAATGCGAAATCGGCGACGGTCCGCGCGGGCTGCAGGTCAAGACCGTGCTCGCGGTGCGCAACGCCGAGACCGACACCTCCGGCGCGGAGGCCGAAGGTACGGTGAAATTCTTCAACACGGCGAAGGGCTTCGGCTTCGTGGTCCCCGACAGCGGGGGCCCCGACGTATTCGTCCATGCGCGCACCCTGCAGCAGCACGGCGTGGCCGAACTGCAACAGGGGCAGCGGGTGCGGCTGGTGATGGCCAACGGTCCGAAAGGCCTTCAGGCGGTCGACGTCATTCCGCTGTGA
- a CDS encoding conserved hypothetical protein (Evidence 4 : Homologs of previously reported genes of unknown function) produces the protein MSEAGAETASENEIELKLLVAAGDAATVWTLPAVKALLTKKPRARQVRTIYHDTAEADLMRAGCALRVRETGGRFEQHLKTAGSVEGGLFKRHEWRSTLPSETPDPPALAPEAAALLAPFAGKLRPVFETDVERTDALLSNGVFATEIAVDLGVVRAFDAAGGIGCETGLAEIELEWRAGPAAHVFDLALDIAARVPLVVGWQSKAERGYALALALSPETRRAATLALAPDATVPQAMAAILGEGMNHFLANQPAFEAQGSVEAVHQMRIACRRLRAALSLFRSHLPPDEIQSFRDGFRDVGRALGAVRDIDVLDAQVLAPLIEEPLTPDPVRERLALLRPRLAHRRAEALARAGEIVRAPETARLLLRLGRRVTLLAADDSGSPFGAFADDILKIRHRKLARRGRKLKQQGAADRHRVRIAAKKARYAAEFFRSRYGDKAMARYLEALGDLQDVLGDLNDIAGIADVLERAIDDPRSASLVAGYAMGWHTRRVRACLDEAEDLLHAIRKAEPFDSRAKR, from the coding sequence ATGTCGGAAGCCGGAGCTGAAACCGCGTCGGAAAACGAGATCGAACTCAAGCTTCTGGTCGCCGCCGGAGACGCCGCAACGGTATGGACCCTTCCGGCGGTGAAGGCGCTTCTGACGAAAAAGCCGCGCGCGCGGCAGGTCCGCACGATCTACCACGACACCGCCGAAGCCGACCTGATGCGCGCGGGCTGCGCGCTTCGGGTGCGGGAGACGGGCGGCAGATTCGAGCAGCATCTCAAGACCGCCGGCAGCGTCGAGGGCGGACTGTTCAAGCGGCACGAGTGGCGCAGCACCCTTCCCTCCGAAACTCCGGACCCGCCCGCCCTCGCGCCCGAGGCCGCCGCGTTGCTTGCGCCGTTCGCCGGAAAGCTGCGCCCGGTGTTCGAAACCGACGTCGAACGCACCGACGCGCTTCTTTCCAACGGCGTATTCGCAACCGAGATCGCCGTCGACCTCGGCGTCGTGCGTGCCTTCGACGCCGCGGGCGGGATCGGGTGCGAGACCGGACTCGCCGAGATCGAACTCGAATGGCGGGCGGGTCCGGCGGCTCATGTCTTCGACCTCGCACTCGACATCGCCGCCCGCGTTCCTCTGGTGGTGGGGTGGCAGAGCAAGGCCGAGCGCGGCTACGCGCTGGCTTTGGCGCTCTCGCCCGAGACTCGCAGGGCCGCCACCCTCGCCCTCGCGCCCGATGCGACGGTGCCGCAGGCGATGGCGGCGATCCTCGGCGAAGGCATGAACCACTTCCTCGCCAACCAGCCGGCTTTCGAGGCCCAGGGCAGCGTCGAAGCGGTGCACCAGATGCGCATCGCCTGCCGCAGGCTGCGCGCCGCGTTGTCGCTGTTCCGGTCGCACCTGCCGCCCGACGAGATCCAGAGCTTCCGCGACGGCTTTCGCGACGTCGGCCGGGCGCTCGGCGCGGTCCGGGATATCGACGTGCTCGACGCGCAGGTTCTCGCGCCGCTGATCGAGGAACCGCTGACGCCGGACCCGGTGCGCGAACGGCTCGCGCTGCTGCGGCCGCGGCTCGCGCACCGCCGCGCCGAGGCGCTCGCGCGGGCGGGCGAGATCGTGCGTGCGCCGGAAACCGCGCGGTTGCTGCTGCGCCTGGGGCGCCGCGTCACGCTTCTCGCGGCAGACGACTCGGGCTCGCCGTTCGGCGCGTTCGCCGACGACATCCTGAAGATCCGCCATCGCAAGCTCGCGCGGCGCGGCCGCAAGCTCAAGCAGCAGGGAGCCGCCGACCGTCACCGCGTACGCATCGCCGCGAAAAAGGCGCGCTACGCCGCGGAATTCTTCCGCTCCCGCTACGGCGACAAGGCGATGGCGCGCTATCTCGAAGCCCTCGGCGATCTTCAGGACGTATTGGGCGATCTCAACGACATCGCCGGCATCGCCGACGTTCTGGAGCGGGCGATCGACGACCCGCGCAGCGCCAGCCTCGTCGCCGGATACGCGATGGGGTGGCACACCCGCCGCGTGCGCGCCTGCCTGGACGAGGCCGAAGACCTCCTGCATGCCATCCGGAAGGCGGAGCCGTTCGACTCTCGCGCAAAACGATAG
- a CDS encoding conserved exported hypothetical protein (Evidence 4 : Homologs of previously reported genes of unknown function) — translation MTLVGLNGTHGRIGRLAIALGLVGTLAACGPQSNPQTFLDAMGPSADAAADQALAALARGDYAAAETSLDAALKRDPRNPYALLAGGLLYQSTNRPLKARQMYEDLLAQRPNGAATVQGWDPSRVVPLADIAAANIRRVDADLQRGGSAWPAASTSAPMPGLAAPVAAVAPEIAPLDPRTRAIADRFLTLRKLRDEQLITPEEYAARRTANAGALLPLSKSPPAAGLDRPVPGIEQIVERLKALQQGLQSRAITPREYELERDTILNALLPSKPTTLAPPEPAPKDLLASAERMRQLERLHAMNLITEAEMKAELAALEAGLRSSGGAPGPVATVPVSGGPQMLVPGSAAARASATAPLPGQTTVHLASYRSNVQAQEGWVELLKRFPAQLSTLAPDVRKVPVAGKGDYYRLYAGPVASHADAATICRALAAKRQFCKVTND, via the coding sequence ATGACGCTTGTGGGATTGAACGGCACGCACGGCCGCATCGGCCGGCTCGCCATCGCCCTGGGGTTGGTCGGTACGCTTGCGGCCTGCGGTCCGCAAAGCAATCCGCAGACGTTCCTCGACGCGATGGGACCGAGCGCGGATGCCGCCGCCGATCAGGCGCTTGCGGCATTGGCGCGCGGCGACTATGCCGCGGCCGAAACCAGCCTCGATGCCGCGCTCAAGCGCGACCCGCGCAATCCCTACGCGCTGCTGGCGGGCGGGTTGCTCTATCAAAGCACCAACCGGCCGCTCAAGGCGCGGCAGATGTATGAGGATCTGCTGGCGCAGCGCCCGAACGGCGCGGCGACGGTGCAGGGTTGGGATCCCTCGCGGGTGGTCCCGCTCGCCGACATCGCCGCCGCCAACATCCGCCGCGTCGATGCCGACCTGCAACGCGGCGGTTCCGCTTGGCCTGCGGCATCCACGAGTGCGCCGATGCCCGGTCTTGCCGCGCCGGTGGCGGCCGTCGCGCCGGAGATCGCGCCCCTCGATCCGCGCACTCGCGCGATCGCCGATCGCTTTCTGACCTTGCGCAAGCTGCGCGACGAGCAGTTGATCACACCCGAGGAATATGCCGCCCGCCGCACGGCCAACGCGGGTGCGTTGCTGCCGCTTTCGAAATCGCCGCCCGCCGCGGGGCTCGACCGGCCGGTGCCCGGGATCGAGCAGATCGTCGAACGTCTCAAGGCGTTGCAGCAAGGGCTGCAAAGCCGCGCGATCACGCCGCGGGAATACGAACTGGAGCGCGACACCATCCTCAACGCGCTGCTGCCGTCGAAGCCGACGACGCTCGCGCCGCCCGAACCCGCGCCCAAGGATCTCCTCGCGTCCGCCGAACGGATGCGCCAGCTCGAACGCCTGCACGCGATGAACCTGATCACCGAAGCGGAGATGAAGGCCGAACTCGCCGCCCTGGAGGCGGGCCTGCGGAGTTCGGGGGGAGCGCCCGGACCGGTCGCGACGGTGCCGGTGAGCGGCGGACCGCAAATGCTGGTTCCGGGCAGCGCGGCGGCGCGTGCGTCCGCCACTGCGCCGTTGCCGGGGCAGACCACCGTCCATCTCGCATCGTATCGTTCGAACGTGCAGGCGCAGGAGGGCTGGGTCGAACTGCTCAAGCGCTTCCCGGCGCAGTTGTCGACCCTCGCGCCGGACGTGCGCAAGGTTCCGGTCGCGGGGAAGGGCGACTACTACCGTCTCTACGCCGGGCCGGTCGCCAGCCATGCCGATGCCGCGACGATTTGTCGCGCCCTTGCGGCGAAGCGGCAGTTCTGCAAGGTCACCAACGACTGA